Part of the Spinacia oleracea cultivar Varoflay chromosome 5, BTI_SOV_V1, whole genome shotgun sequence genome, CCTGTAGACCTGGACTCCCTGCAGAAGACCCTGCACACATCAGGAGCACAACCCACACCCTGCACACAGCAAGAAGCAGCACCTGTGCAGCTGAAAACAACACCAAACACCTGCAGAAGACAGAAACGCGCAACCAAAACAACAACCAAGCAGCAGAAAAAATGTCATCCAACTTATTATTCTAAAATGTCATCTTCAAAACAAAGGCCACTCAATACAAAGTTCAAAAATATCAGCTTCATAGTTGAAGGAGCTATGCATCACCGCTTGATTCAGTATTCATTCTACACATTCTTTGAAATTGGATAATGAGATTGTAACATGAAGGAGTGTCGATCCTGCAGATATCAACTCCTGAATTTTGTCTATCTGCATCTTAGTATTCTAAAACCAGCTATACAACCAACAAAGGATTAGCTCAGAATCAAACATGATCATGACAAAGACCAAAATCTAGGAGCAATCTATAGATCGGACTGTTCGCTCAATCAAATTACCACGTATAGCACTACCTTTACAGAAACTATCACTCATGCAAGATTAGAACTATGACAAGTTAGATGTGGAAGACTAACACTACTATAACATGACATTGAAACAACATCAAAAAGTCCAGGATATCTAAGAATTGCAGTGCCTGAATCACACACTGAGAAAGCTCGACAACCCCAATTGCAGGCCTAAGCCATCCATGACCTTGAGCCGTGCGTGGTATTAAAGCCATCTGCATcagattatgaaatattaatgaAACAAGAGAAAACATTTGCAGAGTCGTATCAATATTAACCTAAAAGAAGGACTAAATGAGACTGGCATAGCAATCATGAAATATGCCAGGATTGTAAAGTTGACATATGAACCAGCATTTGATGACAGACATGAGTTTAATCTGTAAAGAGGCAACTTAGTAGAACATGTATGATCTATCTACTACTCCTTCCATCCTAAAAACTTAGTCCACTTCCAAAATTAGTAAGGAAAAAAGTTTGTAAACTTCATGCCCTGCGCAACTTGATTATTATTGAGTTCGCACTAGATTAAGGACTTACAGACTTTGTAATCACTACCTTAATTGAGCACTTGCATAAATAAGGCTACTTTGAATCCCAACATTCATCCTCTTTTAACAATCCTGATTTTAGTTTTAACTTAGAAAAATCCAACCTCTGGAGTGCTGCGCGCCCCTTTCCAAAAGGGGTTTATTTCATATTGATTTTGGTAGCTTTGTACCATTTCTAGAAAGACAATTATATGTTAAACCAAAATAGAGATAATGAAAGAAAAAGATGACTTTTCTGAActattaaatatttagaacaaaGTGGGCTCATTAATCAATATTCCTCCAAAGAAGTTTAGTTTCCACAAGGGTTTAAATATCAGGATGGCAGGAATGCTATAAAACAACTCCAAGTTTTGCCGTACAAGTCACTTTGTTTCCATGATAAATATATAAAGCTATGTCACATAGTTACCCCTGAGAAACTTGAAATAactttcaataaaaaaaaaaagagagaaaaatacaGAAACTGCTAAATTATTCCAAAGTTAAAGGTTATCATCAGCATATATTGGAATTCTTTCAAAGAATGATAggccataaaaaataaaaaagaactcATCAATAATTCAACATCATCAACGGTTCAGAAGAATGTAGGCTGTTAAAACTCAAATCCTCGGGTTTCAGAATGTCAATGGTTCATGGCATGCAGTCATAATTTCATTTGTTTAAGTGCTAGAACATTGGAAAGTTTATATTACCTTCATCAACTCCTCAAGTAGACGAGGTGCAAGTTCCAGGACACGTTTCAGATCACCATTAAGTGTTGGAGGTAGGTCTGCTGTTTCCCGAGTTAAATGGGCTTGAATTAACAATTGTGTCTACCATAAAAGAAATTTGATATGTAAGTTATTTCATTAACAATTGTGTCTACCAGGAAATATATGTGATTTGTTGGCACATGGTAGAAAATGTAAATGAGAGTATAAAAATTAACGATATTTAATCGACCTATAGTGACCAACCATCCAAATAtactaaaatataaaatagttaTTTTTCCTACGATCAAATCAATAAGCCCAAGCAATATCATGTTTACTCAACCTactaacaaaaaatatatataacaaCAGGAAAAATCTACTACCAAAATGGTGCAAAGAAAGAGACAGAAATCCAATTAAGTAGTCAGAATACTCAACCTAGACAGTTCATGATAACAAGGCCTAAAACAAGCAGCTACCAAAATTAACACAAACAGCCGAACAGGGCACCAATAGATCACATTTCTGCAATGTCATATTCCATGCTGACGGTCTTCAACATCGCCGAGATATAACatcttttgtagtagtgtaataGTGTGTGGACTTTAAACATTCTCTAAAGccatatatttttatctttgagaaaatctaggatactgaaataaata contains:
- the LOC110784421 gene encoding dnaJ protein ERDJ2A-like isoform X2, with amino-acid sequence MVLSVIQTQLLIQAHLTRETADLPPTLNGDLKRVLELAPRLLEELMKMALIPRTAQGHGWLRPAIGVVELSQCVIQALQFLDILDFLMLFQCHVIVVLVFHI
- the LOC110784421 gene encoding uncharacterized protein isoform X1, which gives rise to MVLSVIQTQLLIQAHLTRETADLPPTLNGDLKRVLELAPRLLEELMKVFGVVFSCTGAASCCVQGVGCAPDVCRVFCRESRSTGSVVFDCCCVQSYIAYPFIAFGC